A DNA window from bacterium contains the following coding sequences:
- a CDS encoding Glu/Leu/Phe/Val dehydrogenase: protein MSTKPFNAFAMAQAQFDKAADALGLDASTRALLREPLREYHFSIPVRMDDGTVRVFKGFRVQHNDARGPGKGGLRFHPHETIDTVRALSMWMTWKCAVVNIPLGGSKGGVICDPHHLSDREQERICRGWMRQMAHDVGPNRDVPAPDVMTNAQHMLWMLDEYETIVGERRPGMITGKPVGMGGSLGRAEATGFGVVYTVREALRELGIPIEKTTASVQGFGNVGQYVIRLYQQLGGKVICVACWDQTSQKAFSFRRNSGINLDELLGITDRFGGIDKTQAQKLGYEVLDGDAWIAQDVDILFPAAMENQVTGDNVGRISKQVKLVAEGANGPTTPEADAVLAQRGIFVIPDFLANAGGVTCSYFEQVQCNMNYFWQKEEVLAKLDTTMTAAYLAVSELARKKKLYMRDAAYFIAISRVADACRARGWV, encoded by the coding sequence GCCGACGCCCTGGGGCTGGACGCGTCCACCCGCGCGCTGTTGCGCGAGCCGTTGCGCGAGTACCACTTCAGCATTCCGGTGCGCATGGACGACGGCACGGTGCGGGTGTTCAAGGGATTCCGGGTGCAGCACAACGACGCGCGCGGCCCGGGCAAGGGCGGACTGCGCTTCCATCCGCATGAGACAATCGACACGGTGCGCGCGCTGTCGATGTGGATGACATGGAAGTGCGCGGTGGTCAATATCCCGCTGGGCGGCAGCAAGGGCGGCGTGATCTGCGATCCCCATCATCTGTCCGACCGCGAGCAGGAGCGCATTTGCCGCGGGTGGATGCGTCAAATGGCCCACGACGTCGGCCCGAATCGCGACGTGCCGGCGCCCGATGTCATGACCAACGCCCAGCACATGCTGTGGATGCTGGATGAATACGAAACGATCGTCGGCGAACGGCGCCCGGGGATGATCACCGGCAAACCGGTGGGCATGGGCGGGTCACTCGGCCGCGCGGAGGCCACCGGCTTCGGCGTCGTCTATACCGTGCGCGAGGCGCTGCGCGAACTGGGCATCCCGATTGAGAAAACCACCGCCAGCGTGCAGGGCTTCGGCAATGTCGGGCAGTACGTCATCAGGTTGTATCAGCAACTCGGCGGCAAGGTGATCTGCGTCGCCTGCTGGGACCAGACGTCGCAGAAGGCGTTCAGCTTCCGCCGGAATTCCGGCATCAATCTCGACGAACTGCTGGGCATCACCGACCGGTTCGGCGGCATCGACAAGACCCAGGCGCAGAAACTGGGGTACGAGGTCCTCGACGGCGACGCCTGGATCGCGCAGGATGTGGACATCCTCTTCCCGGCGGCGATGGAAAACCAGGTCACCGGCGACAACGTCGGACGAATTTCCAAGCAGGTGAAGTTGGTGGCCGAGGGCGCCAACGGCCCGACGACGCCGGAAGCCGACGCGGTGCTGGCGCAGCGGGGCATCTTCGTGATTCCCGATTTTCTGGCCAATGCCGGCGGCGTGACCTGCAGCTACTTCGAGCAGGTCCAATGCAACATGAACTACTTCTGGCAGAAGGAAGAGGTCCTCGCGAAGCTGGACACGACGATGACCGCGGCCTATCTGGCAGTGAGCGAACTGGCGCGTAAGAAGAAACTGTACATGCGCGACGCGGCCTACTTTATCGCCATCAGCCGCGTGGCCGACGCCTGCCGCGCCCGTGGCTGGGTGTAG